A single region of the Arthrobacter sp. zg-Y820 genome encodes:
- a CDS encoding SDR family oxidoreductase, whose translation MSRIAIIGGHGKVALYLAKDLTANGHQVTSLFRNPAHTADVEATGATAVVADVENLSTAEIAQKLAGQDAVVWSAGAGGGAPERTYAVDRDAAIRSMDAAKDAGVSRYVMVSYFGAGPDHGVPEDNGFFAYADAKATADEYLRNSGLDWTILGPSALTLDPGTGKIETGPGIEGTQVSREDVATVAAAVLDRPETIGQTIEFNNGSVPVDAALDGLKGEKA comes from the coding sequence ATGTCACGCATTGCCATTATCGGCGGCCACGGCAAAGTTGCCCTGTACCTGGCCAAGGACCTTACGGCCAACGGCCACCAGGTGACGTCACTGTTCCGCAACCCGGCGCACACTGCCGATGTCGAGGCCACGGGAGCAACCGCCGTCGTCGCCGATGTCGAGAATCTTTCCACCGCTGAAATCGCGCAGAAACTGGCCGGGCAGGACGCCGTCGTCTGGTCAGCGGGAGCCGGCGGCGGTGCACCCGAGCGCACCTATGCGGTGGACCGCGACGCCGCCATCCGCTCCATGGACGCAGCCAAGGATGCGGGTGTGAGCCGGTACGTCATGGTGTCGTACTTTGGCGCCGGACCCGATCACGGCGTTCCCGAAGACAACGGCTTCTTTGCCTATGCGGATGCGAAGGCTACGGCTGACGAGTACCTGCGCAACAGCGGTCTGGACTGGACCATTCTGGGCCCCAGTGCGCTGACTCTGGATCCGGGCACGGGAAAGATCGAAACCGGTCCCGGCATCGAAGGCACCCAGGTTTCCCGCGAGGATGTGGCAACCGTGGCCGCAGCCGTACTGGACCGCCCGGAAACGATCGGTCAGACAATTGAGTTCAACAACGGTTCGGTGCCTGTGGATGCTGCCCTCGACGGATTGAAGGGCGAAAAAGCATGA
- a CDS encoding arginase family protein, which produces MSQISPSGPGALRLIFPQWQGASGPRTHQLLPGVDAHDSQLSYSMGPALLELMSPDHDGPTAYVPVSTDTSDEALATVNGIYARDAVVRQLTDALRLLREAAPSSVVTFGGECSVSVAPFSYLASIYADDLAVLWIDAHPDTGVPGQSYTGFRSMALATLAGEGDAGIISELPALVPPLKILQVGLRHWDDEGIAVKERLGIQSVGITDTTEDGRRVLDWIAAAGATKLAVHIDLDVLDPRDFTSSMGRQTDGMRMSDLVRLVGDVSTVAEVVGLSLTEHAPVELMRLSGMLRGLPV; this is translated from the coding sequence ATGAGCCAGATTTCCCCCTCCGGTCCCGGCGCCCTGCGCCTCATCTTTCCGCAGTGGCAGGGGGCTTCCGGCCCCCGGACCCACCAGCTGCTGCCGGGGGTGGACGCGCACGACAGCCAGTTGTCCTATTCCATGGGGCCTGCGCTGCTGGAACTGATGTCCCCGGACCACGACGGCCCCACGGCTTACGTTCCGGTCAGCACCGATACCAGCGACGAGGCGCTCGCCACAGTGAACGGGATTTACGCCCGCGACGCCGTGGTCCGGCAGCTGACGGACGCGCTGAGGCTCCTGCGCGAGGCTGCGCCGTCGTCGGTGGTCACCTTCGGCGGGGAGTGCTCGGTCAGCGTTGCCCCCTTCAGCTACCTGGCCTCCATCTACGCGGATGATCTTGCCGTCCTCTGGATTGACGCCCACCCCGACACCGGGGTGCCGGGGCAGTCCTATACGGGTTTCCGTTCCATGGCCCTGGCCACGCTCGCCGGAGAGGGCGACGCCGGCATCATTTCGGAGCTGCCCGCGCTCGTGCCCCCGCTGAAGATCCTGCAGGTCGGGCTGCGCCACTGGGATGATGAGGGCATTGCCGTGAAGGAACGCCTGGGCATCCAGAGTGTGGGCATCACTGACACGACCGAAGACGGCCGGCGGGTGCTGGACTGGATCGCCGCCGCGGGTGCGACGAAACTGGCCGTCCACATCGATCTGGATGTTCTGGATCCGCGCGATTTCACGAGCTCCATGGGCCGGCAGACGGACGGGATGCGGATGTCCGATCTGGTCCGTCTGGTGGGTGACGTCTCCACCGTTGCGGAAGTCGTGGGCCTGAGCCTGACCGAACACGCTCCGGTGGAACTCATGCGGCTTTCCGGAATGCTGCGGGGTCTTCCGGTCTGA
- a CDS encoding ABC-F family ATP-binding cassette domain-containing protein yields MTATLVARDLSGGYAHRTLFSHLNLTVAPGDVVGVVGSNGAGKSTLLRLLAGADEPLAGSVSTAPSDAFIGWLPQEHERVAGETIAAYIARRTGAAEATETMEATAEALGSGAKGADDAYAVALDRWLACGAADLEDRIPAVLAELGLEVGADALMTSLSGGQAARVALAALLLSRFDIVLLDEPTNDLDLAGLARLEDFVQGLRGGVVLVSHDREFLARCVTTVVELDLAQNKVAVYDGGYDAFLEERDVARRHAREAYEEFSDKKADLVSRARTTREWSSQGVRNAMKKAPDNDKIRRRASMESSEKQAQKVRQMESRIARLDEVEEPRKEWQLQFTIGAAPRSSSVVATLNAAVARRGSFALGPVSVQVNAGERIGITGPNGAGKSTLLALLLGRLEPSEGTASLGSSVAVGEIDQARGQLDHALPLGDAFEVAVPEMNSAEIRTLLAKFGLKADQVNSLVSALSPGERTRASLALLQARGVNLLVLDEPTNHLDLPAIEQLEEALESYDGALLLVSHDRRMLENVHLDARWDVTEGNVTIS; encoded by the coding sequence ATGACTGCAACACTCGTCGCCCGGGATCTTTCCGGCGGTTACGCCCACCGCACCCTTTTCTCCCACCTGAACCTGACCGTCGCCCCCGGTGACGTGGTGGGGGTCGTGGGCTCCAACGGCGCAGGAAAGTCCACCCTGCTGCGGCTGCTGGCCGGCGCTGACGAGCCGCTGGCCGGCAGCGTGTCCACGGCACCGTCCGATGCGTTCATCGGCTGGCTGCCCCAGGAGCACGAACGGGTGGCCGGAGAAACGATCGCCGCTTACATTGCCCGCCGCACCGGTGCCGCGGAGGCCACCGAAACGATGGAAGCCACGGCCGAGGCCCTCGGCTCCGGTGCGAAGGGCGCCGACGACGCGTACGCCGTCGCACTGGATCGCTGGCTGGCCTGCGGCGCGGCGGACCTGGAGGACCGCATTCCGGCCGTGCTCGCTGAGCTGGGACTGGAAGTGGGCGCCGATGCGCTGATGACGTCGCTCTCCGGCGGCCAGGCGGCTCGGGTGGCGCTGGCGGCCCTGCTGCTGAGCCGCTTCGACATCGTGCTGCTGGACGAGCCCACGAATGATTTGGATCTGGCCGGCCTGGCCCGGCTGGAGGACTTTGTCCAGGGGCTGCGCGGCGGCGTCGTCCTGGTCTCGCACGACCGCGAGTTCCTGGCCCGCTGCGTGACCACAGTGGTGGAACTGGACCTGGCGCAGAACAAGGTTGCGGTGTATGACGGCGGCTATGACGCCTTCCTGGAGGAGCGCGACGTCGCCCGCCGGCACGCCCGCGAAGCCTACGAGGAGTTTTCCGACAAGAAAGCGGACCTGGTGTCCCGGGCCCGGACCACACGGGAGTGGAGCTCGCAGGGGGTCCGGAACGCGATGAAAAAGGCGCCGGACAACGACAAAATCCGCCGCCGGGCGTCCATGGAATCCTCCGAAAAGCAGGCGCAGAAGGTGCGGCAGATGGAATCGCGGATCGCGCGCTTGGATGAGGTGGAGGAGCCGCGCAAGGAATGGCAGCTGCAGTTCACCATCGGCGCCGCTCCGCGCTCCAGCTCGGTTGTCGCCACACTGAATGCGGCCGTGGCCCGGCGCGGTTCGTTTGCGCTCGGACCCGTTTCGGTCCAGGTCAACGCCGGTGAGCGGATCGGCATCACCGGCCCTAACGGCGCCGGAAAGTCCACACTGCTTGCCCTCCTGCTGGGCCGCCTCGAACCCAGCGAGGGAACAGCCTCCCTGGGCTCGTCGGTGGCTGTGGGGGAGATCGACCAGGCCCGCGGCCAGCTGGACCATGCCCTGCCGCTGGGCGATGCCTTCGAAGTGGCGGTTCCGGAAATGAACAGCGCCGAGATCCGCACTCTGCTCGCCAAGTTCGGCTTGAAAGCGGACCAGGTGAACAGCTTGGTATCGGCGCTTTCCCCCGGCGAGCGGACCCGGGCGTCGCTGGCGCTGCTCCAGGCCCGCGGCGTGAACCTGCTGGTGCTTGATGAGCCCACCAACCACTTGGACCTGCCGGCGATCGAACAGCTCGAGGAGGCCCTGGAAAGCTACGACGGCGCCCTGCTGCTGGTCTCGCACGATCGCCGGATGCTGGAAAATGTCCATCTGGATGCCCGCTGGGATGTCACCGAAGGAAACGTCACCATTTCCTGA
- a CDS encoding putative quinol monooxygenase, with translation MSLVVVATMFPKPEFRDEVLQSLEEVIGRVHAEDAGCLKYSLAEGPDRLVMIEKWASQDDLQAHSASPAFQALTAALEGKMAADMDVQILQPHPAGTAEQGQI, from the coding sequence ATGAGCCTCGTTGTCGTCGCCACCATGTTTCCCAAGCCGGAATTCCGCGATGAGGTTCTCCAGTCGCTGGAAGAAGTAATTGGCCGGGTGCATGCCGAAGATGCGGGCTGCCTGAAGTACAGCCTCGCCGAAGGCCCGGACCGTCTGGTCATGATCGAGAAGTGGGCCAGCCAGGACGATCTGCAGGCACACTCGGCCAGCCCGGCGTTCCAAGCCCTCACTGCCGCCCTCGAGGGCAAGATGGCAGCCGACATGGACGTGCAGATCCTGCAGCCGCATCCTGCCGGAACGGCTGAGCAGGGGCAGATCTAG
- a CDS encoding GNAT family N-acetyltransferase, with the protein MEISPFEPERKAEILSLSVRSWEPVFSQLRKTVPGFVYDSFYPNGWLERQLADLSLILDNEPGNVRVAVDGDEAIGWVCVRLHPEDRMGEIYVLAVDPSHQRQGVARALMDHAFQEIRTAGMDMVMVETGDDPGHAASRATYEAAGFERWPVVRYFKDLRTVPSFRPAQE; encoded by the coding sequence ATGGAAATCTCACCCTTCGAGCCGGAGCGGAAAGCAGAAATCCTCTCACTGTCGGTCCGGTCCTGGGAGCCGGTCTTCTCGCAGCTGCGGAAGACTGTTCCCGGCTTTGTGTACGACTCCTTCTACCCCAATGGGTGGCTGGAGCGGCAGCTTGCCGACCTTTCACTGATCCTTGACAATGAGCCCGGGAATGTCCGGGTCGCCGTCGATGGAGACGAGGCAATTGGGTGGGTGTGCGTGAGGCTGCACCCCGAGGATCGGATGGGTGAAATCTACGTCCTGGCTGTCGATCCTTCCCACCAACGACAAGGTGTCGCCCGGGCACTCATGGACCACGCGTTTCAGGAGATTCGGACCGCAGGCATGGATATGGTCATGGTTGAAACCGGAGATGATCCGGGGCACGCAGCTTCCCGTGCCACCTATGAGGCAGCCGGGTTCGAGCGGTGGCCGGTGGTGCGTTATTTCAAGGATCTGCGGACCGTCCCTTCCTTCCGGCCCGCTCAGGAGTAA